AGCTGGAAGAGAACGCCAAGGCGCTCATTGATGCCGTCCACAAGGCCAAGCCCGCTACGGCGAAGGGTAAATATGTGAAGACGATGTATATCGCCTCCACCATGGGCCCCTCGGTCACCCTCAACACCACAAGCGTTGAGAAGTAGGAGGCTGACCATGGAAAAGAATCAGAAGATCGCCGAAGTCGCCGAACTCAAGGAAACCTTCGCGTCCGCCACCTCGGCCGTCGTGATCGAATTCAAGGGCCTCGTCGTCACCAAGGACACTGCCTTCCGCAAGAGCGTTCGGGAGAGCAAGGCCCAGTACCGTGTCAGCAAGAACACCCTGCTCCGCCTGGCTGTGAAGGACACTTCCTTCGAGGCCCTGGGCGATTCCTTCAAGGGCTCCAGCGCCATTGCCACGACCAGTGAAGATGTGGTCGCCCTGGCCAAGGCCGTCAACGGCTTCCTGAAGGACAACCCCGCCGCGACCTTCAAGGCCGGCGTCATGGATGGCAAGCTGATCAACGCCCAGCAGCTCCAGGTTCTTGCCGAACTGCCGAGCCGCGATGTCCTGATCGCCAAGCTGCTCTATCTCATGACCTACCCGATCTCCGGTCTGGCGGTCGCCCTCGAGGGCATCCGCAAGCAGAAGGCCGGCGAGTAGGACCAGCTGCTCAACCCCGAACCCAAAACCCATTTTCGAATTTTTGGAGGCCATCATGGCTCTCACTGCCGATCAGCTCATCGCTGAAATCGAAACCATGACCGTCCTTGACCTGGCCAACCTGGTCAAGGCCCTCGAGGACCGCTTCGGCGTGTCCGCTGCCGCCATGGCCGCTCCCGCCGCTGGCGGTGCTGCCCCGGCCGCCGCTGCCGAAGAGCAGACCGAGTTCAATGTCATCCTGACCGAGGCCGGCGCCAACAAGCTCAATGTCATCAAGGCCGTCCGCGAGATCGTCGCCGGCCTGGGCCTGAAGGAAGCCAAGGACCTGGTCGACGGCGCCCCCAAGGCCGTCAAGGAAGGCATCTCGAAGGACGAGGCCGGCAAGATCAAGGAAAAGCTCGAGGCCGCCGGCGCCAAGGTCGAGGTCAAGTAGTTTTTCTTACAGCACTAACGCAAAGCGTAGGGTGCGTTTCGCACCTTGCGCTTTGCGATTTTGTCTGGACATGGTACGATTATTCCTTCCGCCCGAATCCCGGGTGGTCGATGCCTCTTCAAAGGCTCCTGGTTGCGAACAACCTCCCGCCGCAGCGCCAATCACCTTGCTGGGCCGCTCCTTCCGCCGATGGGTGGGGGAGGGGCCATCGGTGTGCCTGCGGGTGGCGTTCGTCCTCAGACCCTTTACTGATCCCCTTCTCCGGGGCCGAGGTTCCGGAGGCTCTACCGTCTTTGCTTAGGGCACGCAGCATCGTCTCACATCGCCGCGTGTCGTCCATAGAAGGTTCCGCCAACTGCATCTGGAGCGAACCATGAGTGTTCAGCAGAACATCTACCGCCAGCGCCACAACTTCTCGAAGATCCGGTCCCTGGTTCCCATCCCCAACCTGATCGACATCCAGAAGCGCAGCTACGACGAGTTCCTCCAGATGAACCTGCTCCACAGCGAGCGGGAGACGCGCGGCCTCAAGGCCGTGTTCGAGTCGATGTTCCCCGTGCAGAACGGCAAGAACCCCGACGGCAGCGATGCCACGCTGGAAGTCGAGTTCCTCGACTACACCGTGGGTCACTGGGCCTGCAAGTGCGAAAAGTACCTGGGTCTCGAGCACCTTCGCACCCAGTGCAAGCAGTGCGGCCACAACATCGTGTCGGACCACCCGAAGGATCCCACGGTGGACTGCCCCAAGTGCGGCACCCGCAACAAGAATGCGGCGACCATCTGCGATGTGTGCCAAGAGCCCGTTTCGATGAAGCAGAAGATGGGCATGGACGAGTGCGTCGAGCGCGGCGCCACCATGGCCGCGCCCCTGAAGATCCGCGTGCGTCTCAATCAGTTCGACCGCGACGACAAGGGCAACCGCCGCTTCAAGCAGAGCCAGGATTCGGAAGTCTACTTCGGCGACCTGCCGATCATGACCGACCGCGGCACCTTCATCATCAACGGCACCGAGCGCGTGATCGTGAGCCAGCTGCACCGCAGCCCGGGCGTCTTCTTCAGCATCGCGCCGGACAAGAGCCTCTACAGCGCCCAGATCATTCCCTATCGCGGCTCCTGGATCGAGTTCGAGCTGGATTCCAAGGGTCTCCTCTACGCCCGCATCGACCGCAAGCGCAAGTTCCTGGGTGCCACCTTCATGCGCGCCCTCGGCCTGTTCAGCGAAGACCTGAACTCCAATGAGCCCATGCTTCGGCACTTCTACACGCCGGCCACCTTCTTCCTCAAGAAGGGCAAGCTGAGCGTGGCCCTGAGCGACCTGCTGGCGGGGCGCAAGCTCGGCGAGGCCGTGAAGCACCCCAAGACCAAGGAAGAGATCCTCGCCAAGGACAAGAAGATCACCCGCCGCGTTCTCGAGCAGATGGAGAAGGCCGGCATCAAGGATGTGCCGGTCGAGCGCGAGATGCTCGACGGCGCCGTGCTGCTGCAGGATGTGGTGAACATGGGCACCGGCGAAGTGCTCATGGAGGCCAACGAGCCCTTCCTCCAGACGCACCTCGAGATGTTCCTGGCCAATGATGTGCAGTCCTTCGATGTCTTCTTCCCCGAAGCTGATGCCACGGGCAAGGTCTTCTCCGAGACCCTGGCGAAGGACCACACCGAGGACAGCGAGGAAGCCGCCAAGGAGCTCTTCAAGAAGATCCGCCCCGGCGAGCCGGCCACGCTGGAATCCAGCAAGAAGCTGCTTTACGGCATGTTCTTCGATGGCCAGAAGTACGATCTCAGCAAGGTGGGCCGGCACAAGATCAACGCCAAGCTGGGCCTGAACACCGACCTGGAGTTCCGCACCCTGGGCACGGACGATTTCATCCGCACTGTCCACTACCTGCTGCGCCTCAAGAAATACGACACCACCCGCCAGGACATCGGCGAGATCGCCCCCGTGCGCGCCGACGACATCGACCACCTGGGCAACCGCCGCGTGCGGTCCGTGGGTGAGCTCCTCGAGAACGGCTTCCGCGTGGGCCTCGTGCGCGTGCAGCGGGCCATCAAGGAGAAGTTCAGCATCGCGCAGGACCCCAACAGCCCCCTGCAGGCCCATGACCTGATCAACAGCAAGCCGGTCATCGCGGCCATGAAGGAGTTCTTCGGCAGCAGCCAGCTCTCCCAGTTCATGGATCAGACCAACCCGCTGTCCGAGATCACCCACAAGCGCCGCCTCTCGGCCCTTGGACCGGGCGGCCTCAGCCGCGACCGCGCGGGCTTCGAAGTGCGCGATGTGCACACCTCGCACTACGGCCGCATCTGCCCCATCGAGACGCCTGAAGGCCCGAACATCGGCCTCATCAGCTCGCTCTCCTGCTATGCCCGCATCAACGAGTTCGGCTTCATCGAGAGCCCCTACCTCAAGGTGGAGAACGGCCGCATTGTCCACTTCGCCAAGGTCACCAGCGTGGGCGACTCCAAGTTCGGCTACATGGATGTGGTGCGCCTCGACGAGCTGGAAGACGAGAACAAGAAGTTGGCCAAGGGCGGCAAGCGCCCCGCGAAGTACGAGATGCACGCCTTCTACCTCTCCGCCTGGGAGGAGGACGAGCATGTCATCGCGCAGGCCAATGTGCCCGTCGACAAGGACGGCGCCATCACGGAAGAGGATGTGACCGTCCGTGTCGCCGGCGAGACCAAGATCGTCTCCCGCGACAAGGTCACCCTCATGGATGTGAGTCCCAAGCAGGTGGTCTCCGTGGCCGCCTCGCTGATTCCCTTCCTCGAGAACGATGACGCCAATCGCGCCCTCATGGGCGCCAACATGCAGCGCCAGGCCGTGCCCCTCATCCGCACCGAGGCCCCCATCGTGGGCACCGGCATGGAGTATGTCGCCGCCAAGGATTCCGGCGCCTGCGTGGTGTGCCGCCGCTCCGGCATCGTCGAAACCGTGGACGCCAACCGCATCGTGGTGCGCGTCGAGGACGATCCCGAGACCGAGGG
The window above is part of the Geothrix sp. genome. Proteins encoded here:
- the rplJ gene encoding 50S ribosomal protein L10 codes for the protein MEKNQKIAEVAELKETFASATSAVVIEFKGLVVTKDTAFRKSVRESKAQYRVSKNTLLRLAVKDTSFEALGDSFKGSSAIATTSEDVVALAKAVNGFLKDNPAATFKAGVMDGKLINAQQLQVLAELPSRDVLIAKLLYLMTYPISGLAVALEGIRKQKAGE
- the rplL gene encoding 50S ribosomal protein L7/L12, which encodes MALTADQLIAEIETMTVLDLANLVKALEDRFGVSAAAMAAPAAGGAAPAAAAEEQTEFNVILTEAGANKLNVIKAVREIVAGLGLKEAKDLVDGAPKAVKEGISKDEAGKIKEKLEAAGAKVEVK
- the rpoB gene encoding DNA-directed RNA polymerase subunit beta, translating into MSVQQNIYRQRHNFSKIRSLVPIPNLIDIQKRSYDEFLQMNLLHSERETRGLKAVFESMFPVQNGKNPDGSDATLEVEFLDYTVGHWACKCEKYLGLEHLRTQCKQCGHNIVSDHPKDPTVDCPKCGTRNKNAATICDVCQEPVSMKQKMGMDECVERGATMAAPLKIRVRLNQFDRDDKGNRRFKQSQDSEVYFGDLPIMTDRGTFIINGTERVIVSQLHRSPGVFFSIAPDKSLYSAQIIPYRGSWIEFELDSKGLLYARIDRKRKFLGATFMRALGLFSEDLNSNEPMLRHFYTPATFFLKKGKLSVALSDLLAGRKLGEAVKHPKTKEEILAKDKKITRRVLEQMEKAGIKDVPVEREMLDGAVLLQDVVNMGTGEVLMEANEPFLQTHLEMFLANDVQSFDVFFPEADATGKVFSETLAKDHTEDSEEAAKELFKKIRPGEPATLESSKKLLYGMFFDGQKYDLSKVGRHKINAKLGLNTDLEFRTLGTDDFIRTVHYLLRLKKYDTTRQDIGEIAPVRADDIDHLGNRRVRSVGELLENGFRVGLVRVQRAIKEKFSIAQDPNSPLQAHDLINSKPVIAAMKEFFGSSQLSQFMDQTNPLSEITHKRRLSALGPGGLSRDRAGFEVRDVHTSHYGRICPIETPEGPNIGLISSLSCYARINEFGFIESPYLKVENGRIVHFAKVTSVGDSKFGYMDVVRLDELEDENKKLAKGGKRPAKYEMHAFYLSAWEEDEHVIAQANVPVDKDGAITEEDVTVRVAGETKIVSRDKVTLMDVSPKQVVSVAASLIPFLENDDANRALMGANMQRQAVPLIRTEAPIVGTGMEYVAAKDSGACVVCRRSGIVETVDANRIVVRVEDDPETEGIESGVDIYTLVKFARSNQNTCLNQTPLVKKGEYVTEDQILADGPCTDHGELALGRNLVVAYMPWRGYNFEDAILISERVVKEDLYTTIHIEEFEVHARDTKLGPEEITRDIPQVREEALKNLDDSGIIRTGATVKHGDILVGKVTPKGETILSPEEKLLRAIFGEKASDVKDASLTVPPGIEGTVVDIKVFTRKGQEKDLRTQQIERDQIAKWEKDLSDEERIIRAEAKKKIVTLLKGKELSEALMDDKGQKELLPKGKKLTQNMLEAVSYHRFRQVSVAAGKNRIETEVLDILDKTESQLKVLRDILNERMERLLKGDELMPGVLKTVKCYVAVKRKLQVGDKMAGRHGNKGVVSRILPVEDMPYLPDGRPVDIVLNPLGVPSRMNIGQVLECHLGWAGKTLGVHFSTPVFDGAREADIKGFLTQAWEKNHKLGPDVTGKTKLFDGMTGEAFEQPVNVGCVYMLKLHHLVDNKIHARSIGPYSLITQQPLGGKAQFGGQRFGEMEVWALEAYGAAHVLQELLTYKSDDMHGRTQIYQAIIKGETIKDPGLPESFNVVKKELNALCIDVEMLTREELDPGLTEEEPVAFSIEG